A region of the Kribbella sp. NBC_01245 genome:
CTGACGTGGCCAGTAAGTTCACCGAGCTTGCGATCGACTGTGCCGATCCCAGTGGTCTCGCCCGGTTCTGGTGCTCGGTCCTTGGCTACGAGGTGCAAGACGAAGACGAGGACGACGGAGTTGTCATCATTGGCTCCCCTCTGGTGCCTGAAGGCAGGAACCGCGTCGGCCCGGTGCCACCCACGTTGACATTCGCGCGCGTGCCCGAAGGCAAG
Encoded here:
- a CDS encoding VOC family protein encodes the protein MASKFTELAIDCADPSGLARFWCSVLGYEVQDEDEDDGVVIIGSPLVPEGRNRVGPVPPTLTFARVPEGKTIKNRLHLDVNPTDRDQDEEVRRLLDLGARHADVGQTGDESWVCLADPEGNEFCVLASRHP